From a single Fulvivirga ulvae genomic region:
- a CDS encoding PorP/SprF family type IX secretion system membrane protein, translating into MRKITSLIALLFLSTISVLGQQVPSYNQFFFNPALYNPSFIGQSGYTEANINHRQQWVGIEGAPVTTNVNIQTPLSERLAAGLILYSDKLGLITTYETTAGLSYNIKLGSASRLSFGLTAGVGRNEIEFVNNDPAYANALDKSFYFSGQFGVNFTMNRLTLGFALPQLMESQFAQEENFEEIGLEATKLTFSSVSYKFDIGQKLTLEPTVFYQSDEKSVNQLGGLAAITYNDLFWVGGGYREEQGANGFAGFNINEFIRIGYAYEFAPAATSSELSNGTHEFQVGIKLGRNKRQKNNTIVSNEAIPSPKVDDIPSIQKVEEEPEEDNEENIESTESEVHAVNHNEEEEEENIQVVKKENITELESENTAEPVNEDTSPTEDERIIKPGELGPGYYVVVGAYQSKQNAESYATRVRSSGYYVSIGLNPATGLNYVYIKHTQDFDSAAKVREQIRKIYEFEFREAWILNIK; encoded by the coding sequence ATGCGAAAGATAACTTCACTAATTGCCTTACTTTTTCTTTCAACCATAAGTGTCCTTGGTCAACAGGTTCCGTCATATAATCAGTTTTTTTTTAATCCGGCGCTTTATAACCCATCCTTTATTGGTCAGTCCGGTTATACCGAGGCCAATATCAATCACCGCCAGCAGTGGGTTGGTATAGAAGGTGCACCGGTAACGACTAATGTAAATATCCAAACTCCCTTATCTGAGAGACTGGCTGCAGGACTGATATTATATAGTGATAAGCTGGGACTCATCACGACATATGAAACCACTGCAGGATTAAGCTATAATATTAAACTTGGCTCTGCCAGCCGATTATCTTTTGGCCTTACGGCAGGCGTGGGAAGAAATGAGATTGAATTTGTTAACAATGACCCGGCCTATGCCAACGCACTGGATAAAAGCTTCTATTTTTCAGGACAGTTTGGTGTAAACTTTACTATGAACCGGCTGACGCTGGGTTTTGCTTTACCCCAGTTAATGGAATCTCAATTTGCTCAGGAAGAAAATTTTGAAGAGATCGGACTTGAAGCAACCAAACTCACGTTTTCATCTGTTTCGTATAAGTTTGACATCGGTCAAAAATTAACACTGGAACCTACTGTTTTTTATCAGAGCGATGAAAAATCCGTTAACCAGCTTGGCGGGCTCGCGGCCATAACATACAATGACCTGTTCTGGGTTGGTGGTGGGTATAGGGAAGAACAGGGAGCCAATGGGTTTGCAGGCTTTAATATCAATGAGTTTATCAGAATTGGATATGCTTATGAATTTGCCCCCGCAGCAACATCATCCGAATTAAGCAATGGTACCCATGAATTTCAGGTAGGTATAAAGCTAGGCAGGAATAAAAGACAAAAAAACAATACCATTGTCAGCAATGAAGCTATCCCCTCACCAAAAGTTGATGATATACCAAGTATTCAAAAGGTTGAAGAAGAGCCCGAAGAGGATAATGAAGAAAATATAGAGTCCACCGAATCTGAAGTTCATGCTGTAAACCACAATGAGGAGGAAGAGGAAGAAAATATCCAGGTAGTAAAAAAAGAAAATATAACTGAACTTGAAAGTGAGAATACTGCCGAACCTGTAAATGAAGATACCTCACCAACAGAAGATGAGCGAATTATAAAACCCGGAGAGCTCGGTCCCGGCTATTATGTGGTGGTAGGTGCTTATCAAAGCAAGCAAAATGCAGAGTCATATGCGACGCGAGTGAGGTCTTCAGGCTACTATGTTTCTATCGGGCTTAACCCGGCGACGGGTCTGAATTATGTGTATATAAAACACACTCAAGACTTCGATTCTGCTGCAAAAGTGAGAGAACAAATAAGGAAAATATACGAATTTGAATTCCGCGAAGCATGGATTTTAAACATTAAATAA
- a CDS encoding PKD domain-containing protein: MKTKPNLLLWVFVFLLTPTLCLSQFTPRTTSAGTGYLEYLPPDYASNPTKKYPLMIFLHGAGEKGSGSPADLERVKSNGPPKEIKNGHDMCFTVGGVEKCFIVIAPQLPGGKPSWGVSFIDEVFNYVLNGPLNYRVDLNQIHLTGLSLGSNGVYKYAYMSVNDPNRLASISPIAAWADTNQGCVISERKIPLWAFHGDQDKTVGYASGLAMFNAIKDCTTPAPTAELIFTTYAGVGHNSWGRAYNTGHTYHNPNLYEWMLSKSLSGNPTANAGPDQSITLPTNSITLSGSGSDPDGTIVSYSWTRISGSSATLVNNNTATLTANNLLEGIYTFRLTVTDNGGNTASDDVTVTVNPAAINVAPTVNAGPDITITLPTNSTNITGIASDIDGSITMYAWTQQSGPSTATTTGTANATLTASNLVEGTYKFRLTVTDDDGATAFDEINVIVNPAAINSPPSASAGPDKTINLPTNSTTLAGSGSDSDGSVVSYAWSQLSGPSVTLANQNTPTLSLTNLVEGNYEFKLTVTDDDGATGEDNALVTVIAANQNPTANAGSDITLTLPTNATNLSGSATDTDGTIATYLWEQISGPSTSTITNAGTATASVSNLVEGTYQFQLTVTDDDGAQDTDIVQVTVVSVPPNVAPVANAGPDKNITLPTNSVILNGNASDSDGTIASYAWTKISGPATFTLSGQNTATLTANNLVAGTYVFRLTVTDDDGASHFDNATVSVAPATVNQSPVAEAGANQNITLPTNSVVLNGSGTDPDGTIASYAWAQVSGPSTATLSGAGTSTLNAGNLIEGTYTFQLTVTDNQGASGSDNVTVTVAALNTPPIVYAGADVNLVLPTNNVDITGTATDSDGTIASTLWTQVSGAAAAFTVSGNTISITGLAAGTYIFRFRATDDDGDFAQDDVEVIVTASNVLPTVNAGPDKSVTLPTNTVNLTGTANDSDGTIVSYNWSIISGPVATLTNQNTATVTVSGLTAGSYTLRFTATDNDGGSKSDQAIITVHPEATNQPPTANAGSNLSITLPTNFVTISGSGSDTDGTIASYSWTKKSGPSTGTLSNNTTPTLTASGLVEGTYVFTLMVMDDDGASASDDVTVTVNPAEVNQSPTSKAGSDITLILPTNSTNIVGAGSDPDGTIVSYSWSQISGPAAATMSGASNPTVTVSDLVEGTYTFNLTVQDDDGASDDDYVNVIVQPETVNQKPTANAGLDKTLILPTNTINIAGSGSDIDGSITTYLWTKVSGPAANLTNTSTPTVTASNLLEGIYRFRLTVTDDDGESGSDEVIVTVLPATVNQSPTANAGANVTLVLPTNSAIIYGSGSDPDGTVVSYAWSQISGPSATLTDQNTPQLTVTNMVEGSYVFRLTVTDDDGAVGSDDVLVTILPQNANVAPIAFAGADQIIKLPTNTTVLNGSGNDSDGTIVSYQWDKVSGPTGTFSDMNQATLNLSDLVEGIYIFSLTVTDDDGAEGIDEVKVSILPSSFNLTPVANAGEDLFLELPTNSIVINGSGTDPDGIIDSYNWFMVSGANTPTLAGANTANLSVSGLIEGVYIFTLEVTDDGGLADSDNVKVVVTSPDVTENTPPSADAGQDQIVILPENSTLLVGRMTNPGLVESYVWTQITGATVQLNGVDSDSLFVAALEEGDYTFELTITDNQGLSGSDRVNIEVISQLTDLQFPMKMFSPNRDGENDTWILDPDLSKYEGCNLYIYNRKGSQVYETVSYQNNWEAQLNGQELPDGVYFYILKCDNKTSASGSITVIR; this comes from the coding sequence ATGAAAACCAAACCTAACTTACTGCTTTGGGTATTTGTATTTTTACTTACACCTACACTATGTCTGTCGCAGTTTACCCCTAGAACGACTTCTGCAGGCACAGGGTATCTGGAATATTTACCGCCGGATTATGCATCAAACCCGACAAAGAAATATCCTTTGATGATATTTCTGCATGGTGCAGGTGAAAAAGGAAGTGGTTCTCCTGCTGACCTGGAAAGAGTAAAGTCAAATGGCCCTCCAAAAGAAATAAAAAATGGCCATGACATGTGTTTTACAGTGGGTGGAGTTGAGAAATGCTTTATTGTCATTGCTCCTCAATTGCCAGGAGGCAAACCTTCATGGGGAGTTTCATTTATAGACGAAGTTTTCAACTATGTTCTTAACGGCCCGTTGAATTATCGAGTTGATTTGAACCAGATACATCTCACAGGATTGAGCCTCGGATCAAATGGAGTCTATAAATATGCATACATGTCGGTTAATGATCCTAACAGGCTGGCTTCCATTTCTCCCATTGCTGCCTGGGCCGATACCAATCAGGGTTGTGTAATCTCAGAACGAAAAATACCACTTTGGGCTTTTCACGGAGACCAGGACAAAACTGTTGGATACGCCAGCGGACTCGCCATGTTCAATGCGATAAAGGACTGTACAACACCGGCCCCAACCGCAGAATTAATATTTACAACATATGCAGGTGTAGGCCATAACTCCTGGGGTAGGGCCTACAACACAGGACATACCTACCATAACCCTAATCTTTACGAATGGATGCTTTCCAAGTCATTGTCCGGAAATCCGACAGCCAACGCCGGCCCTGATCAATCCATTACCTTACCGACCAACAGCATTACGCTTAGCGGATCAGGAAGTGACCCCGACGGAACAATTGTTTCATACTCCTGGACCCGAATCTCCGGTTCATCTGCTACGCTGGTCAATAATAATACAGCCACCCTTACTGCAAACAACTTGCTTGAGGGCATATATACTTTCAGGCTTACAGTAACCGATAATGGAGGAAATACTGCAAGCGATGACGTGACTGTAACTGTAAACCCCGCTGCCATTAATGTTGCCCCTACGGTAAATGCTGGCCCTGACATAACAATAACATTACCCACTAACAGTACCAATATCACGGGTATAGCCAGCGATATAGATGGCAGTATAACAATGTATGCCTGGACCCAACAATCGGGCCCATCAACGGCTACAACTACTGGTACTGCCAATGCTACATTGACTGCAAGCAACCTGGTGGAAGGTACGTACAAATTTCGGCTTACCGTTACAGACGATGATGGAGCCACCGCCTTTGATGAGATCAATGTAATTGTTAACCCTGCCGCTATTAATTCACCTCCGAGTGCAAGCGCAGGTCCTGATAAAACCATCAATCTGCCCACTAACAGTACAACCCTGGCGGGCAGCGGTAGTGATAGTGATGGTTCTGTGGTTTCTTATGCATGGTCTCAACTTAGCGGCCCTTCCGTCACTTTGGCAAATCAAAATACACCGACACTGAGTTTAACAAACCTTGTTGAGGGAAATTACGAATTCAAACTTACTGTAACAGATGATGATGGTGCCACCGGAGAGGACAATGCTTTGGTTACGGTCATCGCTGCCAATCAAAACCCTACAGCTAATGCGGGAAGTGACATCACTCTTACACTTCCTACCAATGCTACAAATCTTAGTGGAAGTGCCACTGATACCGACGGAACGATTGCTACATATTTATGGGAGCAGATCAGCGGACCATCAACCTCTACGATTACCAATGCAGGTACTGCAACGGCAAGCGTATCAAACCTTGTAGAAGGCACATACCAGTTTCAATTAACCGTTACTGATGATGATGGTGCTCAGGACACTGATATTGTCCAGGTAACCGTGGTATCGGTTCCTCCAAATGTGGCTCCTGTTGCCAATGCTGGTCCTGACAAAAACATAACACTTCCTACCAATTCGGTTATTTTAAACGGTAACGCTTCGGATTCCGACGGAACCATCGCGAGCTACGCATGGACAAAAATTTCAGGCCCTGCTACTTTTACCCTCTCAGGTCAAAATACCGCGACACTTACAGCAAATAATCTGGTAGCCGGAACCTATGTATTCCGATTAACTGTAACAGATGATGACGGAGCCAGCCATTTTGATAATGCTACTGTGAGTGTTGCGCCTGCCACAGTTAACCAATCTCCGGTGGCAGAAGCAGGTGCAAACCAGAATATAACGCTTCCAACCAATTCGGTGGTTTTAAATGGCTCCGGAACAGATCCGGATGGCACGATTGCCAGTTATGCATGGGCACAGGTTTCCGGCCCATCAACTGCTACGCTTTCGGGAGCTGGCACCAGCACATTAAATGCCGGCAACCTTATTGAGGGCACTTATACATTTCAACTTACCGTTACAGATAACCAGGGTGCTTCAGGCTCTGACAATGTAACCGTAACAGTAGCTGCCTTAAATACTCCTCCCATTGTATATGCCGGGGCCGATGTTAACCTTGTACTACCAACAAATAATGTAGACATTACAGGTACCGCGACGGATAGTGACGGCACAATTGCTTCAACACTATGGACTCAGGTGAGTGGAGCTGCAGCTGCATTTACAGTTAGCGGAAATACTATTTCCATAACCGGTCTGGCCGCAGGTACATATATTTTCAGGTTCAGGGCAACAGATGATGACGGGGATTTCGCTCAGGATGATGTCGAGGTAATAGTCACAGCGTCCAATGTACTCCCTACTGTTAATGCAGGACCTGATAAATCGGTAACGTTACCTACCAATACAGTCAACCTTACAGGAACGGCGAATGATAGCGATGGAACCATTGTATCATACAATTGGAGTATTATAAGCGGCCCTGTAGCTACCCTTACCAATCAGAACACTGCCACTGTTACAGTAAGCGGTCTTACTGCGGGATCATATACCCTACGCTTCACTGCTACTGACAACGACGGCGGTTCTAAATCGGACCAGGCCATTATTACAGTACACCCCGAGGCAACTAACCAGCCCCCTACTGCTAATGCCGGGTCCAATTTGTCTATCACATTGCCCACTAACTTTGTCACCATTTCAGGAAGTGGATCCGATACAGACGGCACCATTGCCTCATATAGCTGGACTAAGAAAAGTGGTCCCTCTACAGGTACTTTATCAAATAATACAACGCCAACACTCACGGCGTCTGGCCTGGTTGAAGGCACTTATGTTTTTACACTTATGGTAATGGATGATGATGGCGCATCTGCCAGTGATGATGTAACTGTTACAGTAAATCCTGCCGAAGTAAATCAATCTCCAACGTCCAAGGCGGGCAGCGATATAACACTGATCCTTCCGACGAACAGTACTAACATTGTGGGAGCTGGCAGCGACCCTGACGGTACTATTGTCAGCTATTCATGGAGCCAGATAAGTGGTCCGGCCGCAGCTACCATGTCAGGGGCTTCAAACCCTACCGTCACGGTCAGTGATCTGGTAGAGGGCACATATACTTTTAATTTAACCGTTCAGGATGACGACGGGGCGAGTGATGATGACTATGTCAATGTAATTGTTCAGCCAGAAACAGTCAATCAAAAACCCACCGCTAATGCAGGGCTGGACAAAACTTTGATACTTCCTACAAATACCATCAACATTGCCGGCTCAGGGAGTGATATAGACGGCTCAATCACTACTTATTTATGGACAAAAGTAAGCGGCCCCGCGGCTAACTTAACTAACACGTCTACCCCAACCGTAACAGCCAGCAATTTATTGGAAGGCATATATAGATTCAGACTTACTGTAACAGATGATGATGGAGAGAGTGGCTCGGATGAAGTAATTGTTACAGTGTTACCCGCTACAGTAAACCAATCGCCGACAGCCAATGCAGGAGCGAATGTGACTTTGGTATTACCAACAAATTCAGCCATTATCTATGGTTCAGGTAGTGATCCTGATGGCACGGTGGTATCCTATGCATGGAGTCAGATCAGCGGACCGTCAGCAACACTAACAGATCAGAACACACCTCAATTAACCGTAACAAATATGGTGGAAGGCAGCTATGTATTCCGGCTTACCGTCACTGATGACGACGGTGCTGTAGGGTCTGACGATGTACTGGTAACCATTCTGCCTCAAAATGCTAATGTCGCCCCAATAGCATTTGCAGGTGCCGATCAGATTATTAAGCTTCCTACTAATACAACAGTTTTAAATGGCTCAGGAAATGATTCGGATGGAACAATTGTAAGTTACCAATGGGATAAAGTCAGTGGTCCTACGGGTACATTCAGTGATATGAATCAGGCAACGCTTAACTTATCAGACCTTGTTGAAGGTATCTATATCTTTAGCCTGACAGTTACAGATGACGATGGAGCAGAGGGGATCGACGAGGTAAAAGTCAGCATTCTCCCCTCTTCATTTAATTTAACACCTGTTGCAAATGCCGGAGAGGATTTATTTTTAGAATTACCGACAAATAGTATTGTAATCAATGGTTCTGGAACAGACCCCGACGGAATAATCGACAGCTATAACTGGTTTATGGTTAGCGGAGCTAATACACCAACTCTGGCGGGAGCAAATACGGCCAACCTATCCGTGTCAGGGCTTATTGAAGGTGTCTATATTTTTACATTGGAAGTGACAGATGACGGTGGTCTTGCGGATTCTGACAATGTAAAAGTAGTGGTAACATCTCCGGATGTAACCGAAAACACCCCACCTTCCGCTGATGCCGGTCAGGATCAGATCGTAATTCTTCCTGAGAACAGCACCCTGCTCGTTGGAAGAATGACAAATCCGGGCCTTGTTGAAAGTTATGTCTGGACCCAGATAACAGGTGCAACGGTTCAACTAAACGGCGTGGATTCAGACTCGCTATTTGTGGCCGCGTTGGAAGAAGGTGACTATACCTTTGAATTAACAATTACCGACAACCAAGGTCTTTCGGGTAGTGACAGGGTTAATATTGAAGTCATTTCTCAATTAACAGACCTTCAGTTTCCAATGAAAATGTTCAGCCCTAATCGTGATGGGGAAAACGACACATGGATTCTCGATCCTGATTTGAGTAAATATGAGGGATGTAATCTCTACATATATAATCGAAAAGGTTCGCAAGTATATGAAACAGTCTCCTACCAAAATAACTGGGAAGCACAGTTAAATGGTCAGGAATTACCAGATGGCGTTTATTTTTACATCCTAAAATGTGATAATAAAACATCTGCATCAGGAAGTATAACAGTGATAAGATAG
- the asnB gene encoding asparagine synthase (glutamine-hydrolyzing) — MCGIAGFIDFNKRSSEETLRAMTDELIHRGPDDSGVFFEDNAHAQIGLGHRRLSILDLSALGHQPMQFQQYTVVFNGEIYNFKEITELLTQKGYKFKSHSDTEVLLKAFDCWGTKAVDHFIGMFAFVLYDKNNEEILLFRDRAGVKPLYYYYKDGCLLFASELKSFHKHNSFKKEIDHDNLALFLQYNYLPAPYSIFKYTFKLEPGHFLRLDLKNKDLQQHKYWDVVDHYNRPKLDISYDEAVEETEKLLMSAFSYRMVSDVPVGLFLSGGYDSTAVTALLQSQSTERIKTFTIGYEEQAFNEAPEAKKVADYLGTDHTEKYCTAKDTADILHKLPQIYDEPFADNSVVPTFLVSQLARTKVKVALSGDAGDEIFAGYDKFNRAVNFTKLPGMAQSLMSGAMGLISPENIPVLNKKYNFSTRYEKMREIWKYKSPSHAMKVISQFITEQEARKYLSKDFQNKKTYFDIESELNDGNDPLNKLLAIDYKTFLLDNNLTKVDRATMAVGLEGREPILDHRIVEFVSQLPSSYKIKDGVNKSILKTIVHKYVPEAIMDRPKKPFLAPLTVWFKDELKDYYLEYLDETRLKNDGIFTKSVIELRNAYLSGKEINHQKLWNILIFQLWKEKWM; from the coding sequence ATGTGCGGCATAGCTGGATTTATAGATTTTAATAAACGATCATCTGAAGAGACATTAAGAGCCATGACTGATGAATTGATCCATCGTGGCCCTGATGACAGCGGTGTTTTTTTTGAAGACAACGCCCATGCCCAGATCGGCCTTGGTCACCGAAGACTTTCCATTCTTGATCTTAGTGCACTGGGCCACCAGCCAATGCAATTTCAGCAATATACAGTGGTTTTTAATGGTGAAATCTATAATTTCAAAGAGATAACAGAACTCCTCACCCAAAAAGGATACAAGTTCAAATCACATTCTGATACCGAAGTACTTCTTAAAGCCTTTGACTGCTGGGGTACGAAAGCTGTGGATCATTTCATCGGCATGTTTGCCTTTGTTTTATATGATAAAAACAATGAAGAAATCTTGTTATTTAGAGATAGAGCCGGGGTAAAGCCATTATATTATTATTACAAAGACGGATGCCTGCTCTTTGCTTCAGAATTAAAGAGTTTTCATAAACATAACTCTTTTAAAAAAGAGATCGACCATGATAATCTGGCCCTCTTTCTTCAATATAACTATTTGCCTGCACCCTATTCCATATTCAAATATACTTTTAAGCTGGAGCCCGGCCATTTCCTGCGACTGGATTTAAAAAACAAAGATTTACAACAGCATAAATACTGGGATGTAGTGGATCACTATAACAGGCCTAAACTTGATATATCATACGATGAAGCCGTTGAAGAAACCGAAAAGCTGCTCATGAGCGCTTTTTCTTACCGAATGGTTTCTGATGTTCCGGTAGGGCTATTTTTGAGTGGTGGTTATGACAGCACCGCGGTTACTGCGCTGCTTCAGTCTCAAAGCACTGAAAGAATAAAGACCTTCACCATTGGCTACGAAGAACAAGCCTTTAATGAAGCCCCTGAAGCCAAAAAAGTGGCCGATTACCTGGGGACTGACCACACTGAAAAATATTGCACTGCTAAGGATACGGCTGACATTCTACACAAGCTCCCGCAAATTTATGATGAGCCTTTTGCAGATAATTCTGTAGTGCCTACCTTCCTTGTCAGTCAGCTGGCTCGTACAAAGGTAAAGGTAGCTCTTTCCGGTGATGCAGGTGATGAGATTTTTGCCGGTTATGATAAATTCAACCGCGCCGTTAACTTCACCAAGCTACCTGGAATGGCACAAAGTCTCATGAGTGGTGCCATGGGTTTAATATCCCCGGAAAACATCCCGGTTCTCAATAAGAAATATAACTTTTCTACAAGATATGAAAAGATGAGAGAGATTTGGAAATACAAATCTCCGTCTCATGCCATGAAAGTAATCTCCCAATTCATCACTGAACAAGAGGCAAGAAAATATCTTTCTAAGGATTTTCAGAACAAAAAGACATATTTCGACATTGAATCGGAACTCAATGATGGTAATGATCCACTCAATAAATTATTAGCCATTGACTATAAGACATTCCTTCTGGACAATAACCTTACAAAGGTAGACAGGGCTACTATGGCTGTTGGCCTTGAAGGCCGTGAACCAATTCTTGACCATAGAATTGTTGAATTCGTAAGCCAGTTACCTTCCTCCTATAAGATAAAAGATGGCGTAAACAAGAGTATATTGAAAACAATAGTGCACAAATATGTACCGGAAGCCATCATGGATCGTCCAAAAAAACCCTTTCTGGCACCACTAACCGTTTGGTTTAAAGATGAGCTAAAAGACTATTACCTTGAGTATTTGGATGAGACCCGATTAAAAAATGATGGTATTTTCACTAAAAGTGTAATAGAACTTAGAAATGCTTATCTTTCAGGAAAAGAAATTAACCATCAGAAGCTGTGGAATATATTGATTTTCCAACTGTGGAAAGAAAAATGGATGTAA
- a CDS encoding glycosyltransferase family 2 protein — MNPITEPLVSIVSINYNSTVQTKELLESLRKVDYKNLEIIIVDNGSANRDIETIVDEFPEANFIMNPDNLGFAGGNNVAIKEARGEYVFFVNNDAELTPDCIQPLLETFRQFNDAGAVSPKFHYFSKPGVIEYAGYSPISAITGRNDTIGANEKDQGQYDQVSVTHYTHGGGMMVPKKVIDEVGPMPEEYFLYYEEFDWCEMMKKAGYKIYYQPKALVCHKVSASIGQDSTLKTYYLTRNRILFMRRNKNSISYAIFLTFLMFFTIPKNVLSFISKGKYQHLSVFWKAITWNFGVKKVPQF, encoded by the coding sequence ATGAACCCCATAACCGAACCGCTGGTTTCTATAGTTAGCATCAATTATAACAGCACCGTTCAAACCAAAGAGTTGTTAGAATCTCTGAGGAAAGTTGACTATAAAAACCTTGAGATAATCATTGTTGACAATGGTTCTGCTAACCGTGATATTGAAACTATTGTTGATGAGTTCCCTGAGGCTAACTTTATCATGAATCCTGATAATCTGGGATTTGCCGGAGGTAATAACGTTGCGATAAAAGAAGCCAGAGGTGAATATGTCTTTTTTGTAAACAATGATGCAGAACTAACTCCCGATTGTATACAACCCCTGCTGGAAACCTTTAGACAGTTTAATGACGCTGGAGCAGTAAGCCCGAAGTTTCATTACTTTAGCAAGCCGGGGGTAATAGAATATGCAGGATATTCACCTATAAGTGCCATTACCGGAAGGAACGACACCATAGGTGCCAATGAAAAGGATCAGGGTCAGTATGATCAGGTATCAGTAACGCATTATACTCATGGAGGTGGTATGATGGTACCCAAAAAAGTAATAGATGAAGTGGGTCCGATGCCAGAGGAGTATTTTCTTTACTACGAAGAGTTTGACTGGTGCGAGATGATGAAAAAGGCCGGTTACAAAATCTACTATCAACCCAAAGCACTTGTATGCCATAAAGTATCAGCATCTATAGGACAGGACAGTACCCTGAAAACTTACTACCTCACAAGAAATCGCATCTTGTTTATGCGTAGAAATAAAAATAGCATCTCCTATGCTATTTTTCTTACATTTCTAATGTTCTTTACAATACCAAAAAACGTATTAAGCTTTATAAGCAAGGGTAAATACCAGCATCTATCAGTCTTTTGGAAAGCGATAACCTGGAATTTCGGAGTAAAAAAAGTACCACAATTTTAA
- a CDS encoding glycosyltransferase → MNILFIIIEIVLLSYFAYVALYTLVFSIAGLFYKTPPLVDVTRKNKFAVLIPAYKEDGVIVHVAQEALNQTYPRDRYEVIVIADSLQPETINQLKTLPINTCEVSFEKSTKVKAMNEAMRRIGDDYDYVVILDADNIMEPNFLETMNNLHEQGFLAIQGRRAAKNENNSLSYLDGLSEEINNHIYGRGGTALHLSAALKGSGMSFSYGILKDMLKNMASIGGFDRELELRLVNEGVNVKYASNAIIYDEKVEKSNVFENQRKRWISSQYFYLRRYFLSGVLNLFKGRLTYFNSTVLRNIQLPRLINLGLISAVTFILFFLQRFITFPFELWFMTWASTVLGIMFAIPKTYYGPRLIKSVFRLPGIFWKMFLLLFKLKGANKKFIHTPHSSPTQK, encoded by the coding sequence TTGAATATACTCTTTATTATTATTGAGATAGTTTTACTATCCTATTTCGCCTATGTAGCCCTGTATACTCTTGTTTTTTCCATTGCAGGCCTTTTCTATAAAACACCACCCCTGGTTGATGTAACCCGAAAAAATAAGTTTGCTGTACTTATACCTGCTTATAAGGAAGATGGGGTGATCGTGCATGTTGCGCAGGAAGCGCTCAACCAAACATATCCACGCGATCGTTATGAGGTGATAGTCATAGCAGATTCCCTTCAACCTGAGACAATAAATCAGCTAAAGACATTGCCAATTAATACCTGTGAAGTGTCCTTTGAAAAAAGCACCAAAGTTAAGGCTATGAATGAAGCTATGAGACGAATTGGTGATGATTATGACTATGTAGTAATTCTGGATGCTGACAATATTATGGAACCAAACTTCCTTGAAACCATGAACAATCTTCATGAGCAAGGTTTTTTGGCTATACAAGGCCGTAGAGCGGCTAAGAATGAAAATAACTCCCTCTCCTACCTTGACGGGCTCAGTGAAGAAATAAATAACCACATCTATGGCCGTGGTGGTACCGCCCTTCACCTCTCTGCTGCCCTTAAAGGCTCAGGAATGTCCTTTAGCTATGGCATATTGAAGGACATGCTTAAAAACATGGCCTCTATAGGCGGTTTTGACAGAGAGCTGGAATTGCGATTGGTTAATGAGGGGGTAAATGTAAAATATGCATCGAATGCCATAATCTATGATGAAAAGGTGGAGAAATCCAATGTATTCGAGAATCAACGCAAAAGATGGATATCAAGTCAGTACTTCTATTTAAGGCGATATTTTTTATCAGGGGTTTTAAACCTTTTTAAAGGAAGGTTAACGTACTTTAACAGCACAGTGCTCAGAAACATTCAGCTACCTCGCCTCATCAACCTCGGTCTGATTTCAGCAGTAACATTTATATTGTTTTTCCTTCAACGCTTTATAACCTTTCCTTTCGAGTTATGGTTTATGACATGGGCCTCTACTGTTCTGGGGATTATGTTTGCTATTCCCAAAACTTACTATGGACCCAGACTAATAAAGTCTGTATTCAGGCTCCCTGGTATATTCTGGAAGATGTTTCTGTTGCTTTTCAAGCTTAAAGGTGCAAACAAAAAATTTATTCATACACCCCATAGTTCACCAACTCAAAAATGA